In Megalops cyprinoides isolate fMegCyp1 chromosome 16, fMegCyp1.pri, whole genome shotgun sequence, the genomic window TATTCTTGCTCAGATGTTCAGCATCACCGATGGAATACATGAAGTGTCCGCTGGCAAAATATCATAAAGCAAGGCACACTGTCTGTTTAACAGTGAGAGAATTACTCCGGCGAGTGCTGTTGGAGACGTTTGGCCCTAGAAGCTGGCAAAGATACCGAAGTCCCTCGGATGAGAATCGATATCTTTCATAGAGAACATCATCGGGGTAAGATAGAGGATTCTGGCGGTCTCTAAACACCCCCCGCCCTGCGGAGTGAGCCTCTCGCAATCCGTGCGATTAGAGTAACTTCCAAATAGTTAAGTTTATGTCAGAATAAGGTAATTTGTACGATTAGAAACGTTTTGTCAGCGCCTGTCAAACTACGGTTATCACTTCATGATCTGTAGTTTGACTCTCAGTTCTCGTGAGAGTGAGCCTCTCACAATCCGTGCGCCAATGTCGTCTGGGTCTTCCAAATGTGCCGACATATTTCTCGACAAGATTGTAGGCGGAAGGGCGATGCTTATATGGGGTAATATCGAGTTAACCACGAAGATAACCTGGTCCTGCATGGTCGCGGAGTGCAGAGAAGGTGGATGGAGCGTGAGGCTCTACCCGGTGGGGGTGGGTGCTAGAGGCTTTGTGGGAGACTCAACAACACGGCTGCTCAAGGACCTGGGGCTACGGGGAGCCAGACTGCACAGGACAACCAGGGAAGTATCGGAGGAGGCGGAGAAGGCAAGCTTTTGACTCTGGCTGAGGAGACGGGACAAGACATGGGGAGCGACCAACTCCTGAAGAAGGTTAGCTGCAGACGTCCCTGTTCACTGCCCTGCCACCAGGAGATGTTCCGGGATAAGAGGCGAAACATCTATGAGCGGTGGTCCCCGGCTATTGACCCTGCAGCTAACAAAGCGAACACCGGTGGAGGTGCGACAGGCCTAGCAGGAAGAACATCTACCTGTACAAATCAAACAGGGTGGTATGTTCCTATGTTTCCAAAGGTTGACGATTCGTTTGGCATCAGTATATTTTCGCAGTTAGCATCTTGTATAGAGCAGAGAACCCATGTGTAGGTAGGTAGCCTATATTACTCGCACGGTAAAAGCTGATTAGAAATGACGAGGTTTTCAATCTGGAAATGAAGCAATCTGCCGAAAATGAAATTGGACGGCAGTCTataggggatttttttttgagcaATCAGATCTGCTCCACAGAGTTTAGGAAACTTTCAttacttgtgtttttatgtcagaatatgttttttttgtatcaatACAGGGAAATAGCCTAATCATGATTAGCGTTTATGTTGGCCTTTTAGTGCTCTAATGGTTACATCTGAGTAGGCGGTGAGTCAAGCTGCTTGGTATGGTATTTGAACAGAGCACATCTACCCTTTGAAGACAATTTATAGGCTCAAGTTTACGAAGTCTATTCTTTAGGAGTCTTGGGCCCCATTTCAAATTAGAagaaatattcatatatatgcaacaaatgtaatgtaatgtaactcatgTCAGTAACTTGGCATTCTACGCCCTGGATGCTTAGCATTCAACTGACTACTATATTGTGGTTCACTGAAGCTTCTTTTCCGACACGTCAGACTTCTGTATCAGCTCCTGTAGTTGTAACTGATAACGACGGCAATAAATGGGATCTCATGACTCGGAACCCATGAGAATGATTCATTGAGTAAGTAGTGTATATTTCAGTGTAACACTCGCGTGTGACGTTGGACGCACAAAAAGGGACGCAGAGCTGGTTTGATACAACAGAATATTAGCAGGGAATTAGACTTCTCTGTGGGAAATATGTAACATCACCCTGCTAACTAACTACGAGTATATGTTAGCTCAAATGTGTTGTGCACGGCGAGTTGATTTCCGTTATTGTCAAGGTTGTTACGCCGCTAGGAAGTAAATATGACTGAAAccaaatagctagctaatttagcgACGACTTCTTAAAAGAAGTAAACTGTAGCAAACATTAGAGGCTAGCTGGGTACTTTGACTATTGTTTAGAGTCAGCTCAATGCCTCCACAGCAAACTTTTGAGCCAGTGGTGTAATCTGTTTGAAtagttttcaaaatgaatacatcaagCAAGCctgctagctaggtagcttgcCAAATTGGCTACCCTAGATGGCATACTGGTGATCTGATTGATTGAAGCATTCATGTTTCGAAGGATTTTATATTCTGCGACTGTTGAGAATTAGTTTTTTTAGTTAAGTATAAATCCACCCTGTTAGATTTTTACTTTAGATCGGGTCTAAAGCATAATGGCGAGTTTCGGAAGCCGAGTAAGGAGCCGCTTGGAAAAGACCTGTCGTTACATTCCGATCGTGGTAAACACGGTGCTGGTGTTCTCCATCACGGCAGAGGTTAGCTATCTTGTGGTGGTGGAGGCGCCCCGGGACCCGGTGCAACAGAAAGGCGAGTCGTCGGCGGTGTGGAAATCTGTGCACCTCTTCTGCCAGTATTTCATGCTGGGGAACATCGCGTGGAACGCCGCGCTGTTCGTCAGAACCAGTCCCAGCATCCGTGGTGTGTTCCTCGGCGGGGAGGGCGTGGGTCAGGGCTGGAGGTAACGTCAGTAATTTTTATTCTTGTTCATGCCCCTAGATAGTCATTTTGTTGCACTCCTCTGTTATGCCCTCCTCCATTTCCTGCTGTGTAGTTAATACATGGTCTATGCGTGTTATTATTCAATGCAATGAGCATAAACAATCTGATGGGAAATATACTTAGTGATGTTTGATTGGAGGACTGGATTGCCCTTGGACACACCCAAGGGCTCAGTGCTGTCTTCTGATACATAGCAGTCTTTATtgtgtacattgcataattcaTTTGACAGATCTTCGTAAGTTGCTGCATAGATACTGAATAATTTGTGCCATCATGGAAATACTATAGTGGGAAACAGTGTCATAGAGAAAATGAGCGCTGCCAAATGGCACATAATCTTATACCATCACCGCCAGCCACCAAGTTTGtatcacaaaaaaatctatatcAGTGAGCTTTTGTTGCCATAGAAATCATTGGTGTTAAAAACTAAGCTTTTATCacagtttaaaattaaaacaattagcAAATTCTTTGTTGTGATAAGACTCATTCATGCTACCCCTAACTTGGCAAAGTTATTTGTCCAACCTTTATGGGTCAAGTACATGTAGCTGACTCCCAATGCTTGGTTTCCTGGATCCGAAGGTTTAGTGCGATACATTAGCTGGAAGTGAACAGGAGGTGACCGGACCAGTCTTGTCAGTGTTCAAGCACTTTTTTTGGGTTTCCACGAGGCCATAGTCAAGAGTCTGATTAGCCAGACTCTTTGGAATGGCCCTCCAGACTCGTTTGTCTTAGCTCTTGTTTAATTGAGGTCATTGTGTGAATGGAAAATAAACTTGCCTCTTTGGTCAGGTCTGAATCAGTCAGTTATCAGATAAGTCCCTTAATGAAATTAGattttcatacaaaattaatcttttctgaTGGTACCTGTAAGAAAATGTTAGTCGTAAACCTTATAAGAAGTACAAAATTGTATCTCTTTTTTAAGTCCGTTGAGCCATTTTTCATCTTCCTGTACAATGCCCATTGGACATTCCATGTTGGCTTGTACCTGGTCAGGGAGAAGAATTTCTCTGAGGGCAGTAGTAACAGTTGTAGCTAGCTGCAATGGCTGAGAGTGATGTCCCTACATGTGACCAGAAAATGGCTCAGGGACAATATGACAAAGCCATATGGAGGTGTTGCAGACTTTTGCAAAAAGTTCTTAAAGCCGGCCACTTGTTAGGTTAGCTTCATTCTAGGAAGTTGAGGAAAGTTGTTGCACAAACCCacctttcaaaatgcaaataatcCCTTCCTGAGGTAATGGTGAGGTGCACTGTCTGCCCTCCTCAGGACAATAGCCTGGATGGGTACCCCTACTGCCTGCAAGGGTCTACTGTATTAAAATCTCCAGTTGGAACATTGAAACAAAGACTTTAGCCTACATTCAGAAAGCCCACTTTTATTTCTGCTATGAATTTAGCCTGTGTTTAGAAAACCCACCTATATTTCTACAGTGGGTTTATAATGTTGGGCTGACGCTCTGTCCCTGCCTCTAAGCTCACAGAagtctcctctctcactccctctatctctctctctcaccaacAGGTACTGTTACACCTGCGAGACACACACCCCGCCACGCTGCTCACACTGCTACGACTGCAATGTGTGCATGCTGCGCCGCGACCACCACTGCGTCTTCTTTGGCCAGTGTGTGGGCTTCCGCAACTACCGCTACTTCCTGAGCTGCCTGCTGTTCATGTGGGCGGGGCTGCTGTATGCTGTGGTAATGAACGCAGAGGTGTTCATCGTCATCCTGAAGGAGGGCGTGACACTGCACAGTGTGATGTTACTGCTGGTGCCCTGGATCATGCTGGTGTCTGGTGAGTGGCATCTTGTGCTAGCCAGTCACACAGCGTTCTCATATTTacctctctttctgcccctcTCTTCCATTCCTCTTCTCTTTATCCCTTTGTTCCTGTATCTCATTCTaacctctccctcttccctctctctgactccacGTATGGCCTGTCCCTCTAATTCCTCTGATCCTaacctctccctcttccctctctctgactcggCTCATTGCCTGCCTCGCTAATTCCTCTGATCCTAACCTCTTCCTCTGTATCCAGGTCAGGTGAGCACGCGCGCCTTCGCGTTCGCCTTCATCGCAGACACATGCGTGGTGGGCTTCCTACTGGTGTCCGCCTTCCTGTTCTTCCACGTGGCGCTGATGCTGCGGGGCCAGACCACGCGGGAGTGGTACTCCAGCCGCCGGCCTTACAGCCTGGGCCTGCTGGCCAATGTGCGCGAGTGCCTGGGCCAGCGTTGGTACCTGTGCTGGCTGTGCCCCCTCATCCCCTCCCTGCTTCCCGGCGACGGCATCCACTTCCGCGTCACCGGGCCCCTGGAGCCGGCCAGTGGCCCCGCCCTCCAGTAACCACAGGGGTTGGGCTTGGTCGGCGGAACACCTTCcaaagggggcgggggggattaCCTTTACCCTCATTCCCTCTCCAGGGGCCAGCCTTTACCCTGGAGATAAAGGGACTTTtatggtttaaaaaaacaatgtacaggttaaatattttactgaattcTTGCGGTGGCTTGGGTTGGGCAACATTTTATCAGAAATCAGATGGGCTGGTAGATTATGACACGAAGGAGCTGCTGAGTTATTGAACACCTACTTGCCGCGGTATCCTGGCGCAGACAGGGTGTGTTGACCACGGGTTTGCCTGGACATGGGTGAATGGACACAGGCCTGTCTGACAAACTGAAAACCTCTTGTACGCATGTAGGTGTGCGTACGTTTCAAAGGAATGGCTAGCTGCACAGTCAGTGTTTTTATACTTTGACACATTTCTGTTGTTGATTTAGGGGGTGAGGGTAACACTCACTCCAGTATGGAttaataattgtaaatattgttcACGGCTCTATTTTAACATAGactgtacatttacatgcactGACATGCTGGTGGATTACTGTACACGGAAACTTGTGCCAATTGcttggtgtttgttttgtgcctgcagtgaaatgcactgaaagaTTTGGCACTCTTTTCTgagcctttttttaaatttggcgATTTTCTACGTTTTGGGAGAGCCAAAGACAGGGGAGTTTTGCAGTCAAAGAGTGCCACCTATCTATTGTCCCATGAATAACTGCGGCTCAGCAGTTCCTCTTCCACCTATGTGAGCTACCTCAATGTCAGACCCCCCTGTTTTCTCAAAGACACTCTATTCCTGtcatcagtttcattttagAAACGCGCTCATTCCTGTCATCACTTTCATTGTGGAATGTATATACCAAGCTGTAGAGCCGAGTGTTCAGAGTGTCCACTTTGTAGTCACTTTTTGTGTCAGAGTATTAGTACATACAGTAGACaaacacaacactcacagaaaGGCATGAGATTTTTCCTCAGACAGAGTTCTATGAACAGGTTGTGGAATCAGTCTGAGAAAGAACTACGTATAAAAACTTTTTGATGCTTAAACTATGGAATGAACACAGGAGAGTAAAGACAAGAATGCTTTTGTAAGGGGCTAAAAGATTAGACTGCATTTCCCACTTTCATCCAGGGAAGGTATAGTCCTGGATAAGCCTGTTTTTGGAGCAGAATGCTGATGCAGGAAGCTTGAGCAATCTACCTTCCTGTCTTGTTGTGTGGAGTTGACACCACCAGAGAGACCCCACCCTGTACCTGCAATGAAATGAAGACATACGTGTAGCAATTGTAGTACATTTGAAATTGTCTGCAGCTTTGATACCCTGTAGCACATTGAATGAGACTGGTGTGGAACGAAGTTGTCCATGTTTTGGATTTTGAGTAATTCTCAGATGGTTCTCCAGCGTGCATGGCGTGTGGGGGGTTTTCGTGGTGCCTGTTCTCCATGCAGCAATAGAGTGTTAGCCCTGTTGTGCTCCGTGCTGCTTTTTAATGCACATCCCTATCTGGGAGCCTGAACAATTGGACAGATGTAAAGAAGTCCCTCCAGAGTCCTGTGTTAGTCAGATGGAAAACCGGACTCTTTGAGTTGATACCGGAATGCCAAACCGCTCTGGGGTGTGTCCTGCTGGAACGTAAAGAATGTGCCTTCTGGGTGACCGGAAGGGCACCAGAATATCCAGTATTATTGTTTTGACTCTTGCAGTAGTCACTTCAAGTGACTTCAGCATTGTTTTATGATGCTATTTAACCCGTATTTTGGACATGCAGAGCATTGAACACTTGTCCTTGTGAGGGTCTTCCACTTAATGTGATACCAGGGGTTACTTTCACGAACCTTACTGCTCCAGAAAACTTGAAATGGACAGCATGTTCCAATAAGACGTAGGTTTTAGATGTTAACGTGTGCTGTATCAGTCCTAATCCAGAAACCAGTGCTAGGTGGCCTGTGACGCATCAGCTTTCTCAGTGTTGAATGATGGGGCCTCTGTATGCATGGATTTTTACAGTATTGTATGGCTGCCTCTCTGAAACTTTCCTGGAACCTGTCATTGCCCTGAACAGGACAGTGCACCTGTTTGCTTTAGAACCATTTGCGCGGGCACCTGACGCCTGCGCTTTTCTGCCCCTCCCATCATATGCAGGGGGTCGTCCTCGTCAAGGGAATGCAGGGCGGTCTCTCCCCTCATCCTCAACTGGTGCCTGTGCCCGCCATTTGTCTGATACTGTTTGAATGTCCTTTTAATGCTGTATGTTCATGAATTCCTTAAATCTGatagacatgttttattttgttttctcttttctttttgacagTCTGTTTCTGCCTAGCACTTAAAATTTAGGTACTATACTATCATTGTGTGCTTCAAATTTCTCAGTGCTGAATGGTGTTCTTGTCTTTTATTTGCTTgttaatgatattttaataaagaGTTTTACTGTAAAGGTTTTAATACTTTAAAACTTTTACTGCAGTGATGTGGTTTAGTCTGTGGGTATCTCTATGTAGGAGTATAAGTGTGCTATATGAAGGATATTGAAGGCTGCTATCATTTTCTGAGCATTCAAATGGATATCTCAACTATTAGAAAAACAAGATACGGGtatttgactgtttttgcaATCACTTTGGCTAATTGATAGCTTCCAACTGAATTCAAGTCCTCTGCCTGTGAGTCATGGGTTTGCGCCGGCCACCTGTTTGGACATCTGTGCAGAGATACAGCGTGATGCACTCTAATGCTTGTGTGCAGAAGGTCGTGCCTGCAGGCTCGTCCTGGTCCGATGCTTCAGAGCATCCCTTTGCTGCTTGTGTAGCACTTGTCTTTCTTGTCTGATGCGAGTGTCACATCTGTGCTACAGGTGCTCTCCAGGCTGGGGGCCTTTGATAGGTTGTGTAGGGATAGAGAATGAAGATCAAACCATTTTAGGTGCATTTAGGTACATTTAGGTACAATGTCTAGCTTCAGCTTGGGACCGGTTAACTTGTGGTactgcttgaatggtgttgtgctcacagtaagtggtctgggagtgttgttagcctgctctgacactgttcACTTAACTTGGATGGATAGTCTTCTGTTCTcatgtgctggaagttgctctggaaaatagcatctgctaaataattgtaatgtaatgacaagtGGCTTGGAGACCTGTGAGCAGTTGCACACTTGTCCAGGCTCCTCAACGGGAAGAGCAAAGAATCCCACCAGTAAATGTCTGAAATCTGGCACAAGGCACACATTGAGGACACACAGATTATACACATTTATAACGTAACACATTTAGTAGTGAAAATTGGCCCTTCTTCTTTTCTGCGCGGTCCAGATCTTATTTTGCCTTGTCTTGAAACACACCACTGACATTCCCAAGGGTGGGTGATTGAATATAAGACTGGTAAAAGACTgtaggtgggtgggtggggacGTCGTTAACACAGGAGGTGCGCTTCAGTATGTCTAGGCTACGCTGAAAGACGATTTGATGAACGGCAGCTGGTAACCGAGTCAACTGCGTTCACAGTTGTCCACAAGAGGGCGTAGTTGTCTAGACTGGGCGAGGTGTCTTGTttcaacagagaggaaaaagaaattaaccAATTTTGACGGAAAACATGGGAAGTTCCATACAGCCCTATTAACCGAACCAAGCTAATCAACATATCAGTTCTAGAAAGTGAATGAGCTCGTTTAAGGTCTGTGTCTCTACCACAACGAACTAAAATCGATTCTGTTAAGTGCTGGATCAGACCCATCTTACTTTACCACTGTCATTCACTTAATCGCATTTAGCCTTTATCATTAACTGGTTATTTCAAGGAAGAAAATAAGATGAATGATCTTAAACTGAATAATAGACCTTTTATTGTGTCAGTGCCGaataaatatgtcatttaaTTGCTTCTTTAAAAGCCAGCTAGATTTGCTCCCATCTTTAGAAtcatgttaaatacattttctacaCTTTGTCCCCAGGTCCGTGTGATGTTGGCCTATCGGGGAGTTTGAGATAAGTGTGGATGGAAACGCTGTATTTAGTAAACGAATCACTTAGATAAAGAATGCTGATGAAGACGCCGGCGTTTCCGATCGATTGGTCCGATTGTGACCCTTAGTCGGAAACTTACCTTAGCCGATAATTTGCCAGAGGAATTTATAATGTCTGGAGCATGTGCTTGGCTGTTTGCAGTGAGGTCACGAGCCGGCCATATGGCCATGTTTAAACAGGGGCAGCTGCTGACACGCCGTCCCATTGTGTGCgtaaaaaggacaaaaaacgATGATGAGTCGTTGAATTATTATACAGCCGTATCTTTCTCGGCATCACTCTCCGTGTCCCCGAGGCCAGCGGCACACGCGTCCCATTGTCCTATTTGGAGGCGGGAGCCCCCTCTTCCAACGCGCCCAATCCCCCTGATGGACAGTTGGCTGGTCCTTTGTCTTCTAACTTCCCTCCAGAAACTGAGGCGTCCCCTCACCCCCTTACCTTCTACATATGACCCCTCAGCACATTCCGCCAGGCGGCCGGTATGCTCAGTGATGCGTAATACCAGCCGCGGTTTCTAAGAGGAGACACCAGCGAACTGTCGCCATAACAAATACCGCCTGTTTAAAAACGGTGTATAAATGTTAAACTTGCGCGATTGTCAAACTTGTGCGTTGGCACCACAACAAACTAGTTAACCGTTAATTTTGCCCAAGTGTTGCTCTAGTTTCACATCACGTTCGCCGCGTTGTATCTGCATTATTAGTTTTATAGACTTTACATATCATACGGTTAAAGGCAGAAAGCTCCAGCAGTCTTTCTTTAGCCCAGCTGCCGCTACATCTGCTGCAGGTTTACGGGGGAAAGCGTCCCTTTCGGGCAGAGAGAGTGATCGGACTCCGCAGGCAAGGGCCgccgcccccttcccccaggGACATGGGTCTACGTAGCCCATCTGAGAGGGGCTTCTCCCCCTGATCCTCTGACAGGGACAGAAAGCCATATGAAAGCCCATCGTTCGCGAGTCCCCTGAGCCCGCGAGCATCTGTCCCTCGCGCCCCAACTCAACTGTCCTCTtgcatttttgctgaaaaattaatcttTATCACTGAGAATAATAACAAATAGAAGATTAATTACACCCTTTAAATACCCATTACTCTCAAATCACACCCAAGTTACTCCCAATAAGAGCGCACCAAATAACTTTTCTTCGCGTAAATTATGAATTCAGTGAAATGGGATTTAattgtcattgtaacatgtCGATGGAATGTGATGATAAAAGTTCGATTTAATTACGTTGTCAGTTGGGCTGAAGAATGAAGGGGTAAGGCGGAAAATTATGAAGAGAATTAAAGATAAGATCGTACAGTACGCTTACGACAGTTCCGACAGTGCCCCTCTTACCAGCTCTAGAGAGACAGTAGAGAGCATGTCGGCCACGCTTTATCTCGGGGTAAAAGAAAGCATCTGGGAGGCGTGTCATCGCAGGTGTAACTAGGGCAGCGACAGAGGAAATGACCATTTCTGCTCCTCGTTTATTGGTCAGTGTTTAAGGTATTACAACACGAGATAAGCGATTACTTGACTTCACACCTCGATAATGACTTCAGTTAAAATACCCAGTACTTGCGTGGATTGCGAAGCCACATACACGCTCCCTCCGGGGTCCTGCGGCCAGTGCTCCTCTGGAGCCAAATGAATAAGTTTGAAATGGATAATAACAGGACTTCAATGAGCCGGTGGTCCCTCCACGCGAGGATCATTGTGGCCACCAGCCGCAGCGCGTTGAGTCCTTTGTGCCCGTGGAGGAACGACGGTTTCACTTCTGCCCTTCGACCCCACCTTCATTGGCCACAGTCAAGGTCAGGTGGCTCCCAGCTGGCGGCTCCTGAGTCCCACAGGGCCGGGGGGAGCTTTCCAGCCAGAGAGGGCCTGACCCCAGCACCGGCCATATTGCATATATGCAGGGTGGCCCTGAAGTCGCGCCTGACAGCGACTATGATTcgttaattttttaaaaagttttttttttctccccagatGAGTGATGTGCGCAAAGTTAACACAAACATAGAGTATTGTTGTTACAGTTGCCCCGAAGGTACTTCAACTTAATCTGTTGCTGTAGAACTCGATTAACAAAATCTGAGAAAGTCACCGATTTATCACAGAACCgttgaaaggaaaaatatacGGGCCAGAAAAAGCGTTCAGGCACCAGGTATTCGTCGAATGACGAATTCAAAGATACATACACAACGATTCAAGCACTAATTTAGttataaattttattatttatttgttattacaGAACAAGACTTTTGGGCAGCCCTTTAAGAATTGACGACGAGgtgaaaagcaaacagaaacgCTACTAGTTTGGTTAGATATTGAATTCCGTGGATAAAATCCATGGATTTGCCGCCGATGCCGGGATGTCTTTTTCAGCTCTCACTGATCTGTGCCGCGGAGTTGGGGAAGGCAGCCAGACTCGACACGCATTGTTCTCCCTTGCCTCATACAAAGTCTTCCTCGACGGGGGGATCAGGGGTCTGAGCAAGAGCAAGGCCGTTTGGACATCACTAATCCCTATCCTCAATAAAAGAGGGAAAATAACACTTTGATGTTAGCCAGGTTGTAATCGTGGGCTACAGGGTGACGTTGTGGTAAGAACTAGACCCTAGCGCAAGGTACCTAACACAAAAATATCGCATACAACTATACAAATTGATCACTTGTatatgtcgctctggataaaagcgtccaCAGAATGTATACCCATGGATGCAAGGTAACAGCTGCGGATGAACAGGTCAATATAAATCCATATGTCCCCATAGGTCCCCATTTTTGTATGTGATTCTGCAGCCAATATATGTCAGCGCTTCATTACAGTATAAATGAATACTGCCGCCGGTAATCAATAAAACCGCTCACAACGCCTTGGCCATGCTTCTCATTAAATGACATGAGCGTGGAACCGCATAAGAGTGAGACTCATTCTGTGCGTGGATGTGAATGAGTGGACAGCACAGACTGAATGTGGGTTGCAGAGTGGTTGCGCTGCA contains:
- the zdhhc24 gene encoding probable palmitoyltransferase ZDHHC24, which translates into the protein MASFGSRVRSRLEKTCRYIPIVVNTVLVFSITAEVSYLVVVEAPRDPVQQKGESSAVWKSVHLFCQYFMLGNIAWNAALFVRTSPSIRGVFLGGEGVGQGWRYCYTCETHTPPRCSHCYDCNVCMLRRDHHCVFFGQCVGFRNYRYFLSCLLFMWAGLLYAVVMNAEVFIVILKEGVTLHSVMLLLVPWIMLVSGQVSTRAFAFAFIADTCVVGFLLVSAFLFFHVALMLRGQTTREWYSSRRPYSLGLLANVRECLGQRWYLCWLCPLIPSLLPGDGIHFRVTGPLEPASGPALQ